The DNA region gatagatagatagatagatagatagatagatagatagatagatatgtgaaaggtgctatataacagatagatagatagatagatagatagatagatagatagatagatagatagatagatagatagatagatagatagatagatgtaaaaggcactatatgatagattgctAGTTCTAATTTGTCCTTCATTTCCCATGGCCTCctggtcaggttagggagcaggATATGTGCCGGCAGGGACACCTGTTGGTCTCCAGGggaaaatttgtgtttttaaagaagcTTAATTAAAAGAAtgactaaacaaataaataataaaatgcagtatacatatatagtatatatatatacgcccAGACAGAATATGATCTAGACAAGATCAGAAGATAGCAGCCGGTGCTGCAGACAGTACACCCTTAGGGGTCACCCTCTCCGGCTGCGTTTTCGAGGGTCTTCTCGTCAGCCATTGCTCTCCCCTCCCCAGTGCTTTCAGAATGTATCATTCCAGTATTTAAAGCCCCCCCTCCGGCTGTTTCAGAATGAAAGGCTCATTATATTATTGTCATTTAGTGGAAGTGAAACACCGGTGTTGGCCACTGAGACTTTCCTGGCGTGGGTCTCTTACGGATCACAGGCTCACGGAGGAGCGCCAAAGGAAACCCAGCTGGAGTCTGCGGTGAAGAAGGCTCAGGCTTCACAATCCGATGCTTATTAATCTTCCCTCAGAGGGAAGGCCCGCAATCCTCGGCCGAGCCCCGCTCTTCCGATGCGGTTAGGAGCTCCAGACGAGCGCGTCAGTGAGCCACGAGGACAGACGGGCCTTTGTGAGGAAGCACACCTGGGATGGGTGCGCTCACGCTGGCATACGATAGCCAGGGGACATCAATCAGCCTGGCACTGCCATGGAGCAGCATGAAGCCGAACTGGAGGCTTGGCAGTCTGGCCTTAACAGCCCGGCACTTAACAGACCTGATTGGTTAGAAGAGAGAAAGTGGAGAAATATTAGGGTACCACCCTGCCAACTCCAtgtaattataacaaaaaatggAACATCAAAGCAAAACGGGCACATGACGCACAACTGAAATAGATGCTGATTCAGAATCGGGGAAAAGAGCTTTTGGCTCTGGCTTCTCTCTCGGCTTTGTAGCTCTTAACAGACTAGAGTTTTTGGTCGGCAATCAGAAGGCAACTTCTTGGGTCGCCTATTTAGATGGCAGAGTGACCAGAAGATACGGGGCTTACTACAGATGTCATGGCTGGCCAGAAGTGTCCTCGCTGGGCGTCCTAACTGGACTGCGGACAAAGGGGAAAAGCATCCAGCTGCAGCAAGGACAGTTTGGAGCCTCTGGAAAGACCCCGCGCACCTCAGACGGTGTGAAGCCCGTGATGAGAAGCTGATTACAAGAGCTCAGGCATTCATTCTCGAAGAATGGAAAAATTTTGCCCGTTTATGTCAATGTTGTCCTTGCCTACACTTTCAGTCACCATTACTATACCATACTATTCTCaacaagcccagataaatggggagggttacgtcaggaagggcatccgttgtaaaattttgccaaatcaaataTGCGgataacaatacagatttccatacctgatcggtcgagtcccgggttaacaacgaccgccaccagtactgttagccaacagggtgctggctgAATATTGGCCTACTGTTGGGCGAAGAAGGAGAAGGAAGAGGATacagaatggaaaggccgttggtccagatggcatacctgtggaatcatggaggtgtttaggagagatggcagtggagtttctaacctgattgtttaatggaaccttggaaagtgagaggatgatgaggagtggagaggaagtgtactggtgctgatatttaagaataaggggcatGTGCAGTAACTACGGGGGAAtgaaactgatgagccacagcgtgaagttatgggaaagagtagtggaagctcagttaagatgTGAGGTGAggattactatctatctatctatctatctatctatctatctatctatctatctatctatctatctagtgagcagcaggatggtttcatggcaggaaagagcaccacagatgagatgtttgctctgaggatgttgatggagaagtttagagaaggacaGGAAGAGTTGCAtttcgtctttgtggacctggagaaagaataCGATGGGGGGCCtctagaggagctgtggtattgtatgaggaagtcgggagtggcagagaagtatgcaagagtggcacaggatatgttggagggaagtgtgacagtggtgaggtctgcagtaggagtgacggaggtgggattacatcagggatcggctctgagccctttcttatacccaatggtgatggacaggttgacagacgagattagacaggagtctccgtggactgtgatgtttgctgatgacattgtgatctgaagtgagagtagggagcagcttgagtagaccctggagagttgAGTAGGACCACCATAACTGCATACATGTGTGTGAAGGAGAGGAaggacagtggaatggtgaggatgcagagagtagagttggcgaaggtggaggagtttaaataccatgtatacttgcggataagtcggggcttgattttagcgtataatttctggtattttatcatgtcggtcgtataagtcgaacgaggaaaactcacgctgttggtccaagagattacgatatgctaatgcccacctgagagagtcaccatggCGCACACGAccattttttctatgtgggtgcggcaatgcgctgtatcagcgtgtgctcctaaccccacgtgaccacacggtgatactcACACTATTACggagtgacgtttgcactgttttgtgttctttgtatCTCGCCCCctcgtacacctttatcgtaagagcatttcTTATCTACTATGGAGCGTTCAATAAGAAGGAAATAcaaagttggttttaaattaaaaatcgttgaagtggagaaagacaTCGGTAACTGTGCCGCTGCAACAAAAGTCGATGCgtttgagaaactgatgagaggtTGGAGGAGgcgagaagatgtaaaaaaaaaactgtgtcgcatttttgaacgggcgtacaagtcggggtctgattttatgatcggttTTTCGCATTTCTAGATCTGACTTATACAtgaatattatacagtacttgggatcaacagtacagagtaatggggattgtggaagagaagtgaaaaagagagtgcaggcagggtggagaagagtgtcaggagtgatttgtgacagacgggtatcagcaagagtgaaagggaaagtctacaggacggtagtgagaccagctatgttatatgggctggagacggtggcacaggagacagagctggaggtggcagagttaaagctgcTAAGATCTGCATTGTGTGTgataaggatggacaggattagaaatgaggacattagatggtcagctcaggttggatggtgtggagacaaagtcagagaggcgagattgcgttggtttggacctgtgcagaagagagatccatccatccattatccaacccgctatatcctaactacagggtcacgggggtctgatggagccaatcccggccaacacagggcgcaaggcaggaaacaaatcccgggcagggcgccagcccaccgcaagcagaggagagatgctgagtatattgagagagaagggtactaaggatagagctgccaggtaagaggagaagaggaaggcctaagagaaggtttatggatgtggtgagagaggaaatgcaggtgatgggggtgacagaacaagatgtagaggacagaaagatatggaagaagatgattctcagtggtgacccctaacgggagcagccaaaagaagaagaatgttttATCTAATCTAGGTTTAGACAGTTTATTGCAAGTAATAATACAGCAGCAAATAATATGTTCATTTACCATTAAAGTAGACATTATAAGTCTTACTTTTAAGTTTTACTTCTCAAACACAAAGTTTGCAGCTTTGTGTTGTACGACCTGCATAGCACCATACCGTCAAGTTTAAGGAGATGTTGAGTGCCGGGGCTTGATGAGGTCTGAGATTGCTGGAGAGTGGGCGGAGTCTAACTGGGGCGTCAGCTGACGGGTCCTCAGGGTGTCTCAGGTGGCTGTCTCGTCTGCAGCTGGAGCCTCTTGGACAACGGAAGAGGAGACCCTTATACCGGCGCAGTCCGGACCTCCTCAGGAGACTCGAGTGTTGTGACTATCAGTCCATAATAGCCGGTGTGGTGTTCAACGCTGTGGTCTCCTGAGAAAAcgacttgagctcaaaagaagcacaaggcCTTACCGGGACAGCCTGCACCGTCATGGGTGGCAAAAACTGGACGCTGTCATTAAAACCAAATGCCCTCCAGGTGGCGctgcacttttagccacaggctcatcccAGCCTCCGGGGGTCATTTGTGCCCACTGATGTCAGGCAATTCACTGCTTCCTCCCGATGTACTCgttaagtttattttgtaatatctgtacaatatacatttactttttatttatctatcgATTGATTGGCTGGATTATCTGTCTTgtgattcttgttttttatgtttctgctgctgtgtgcATCTTTCGGATTAATTAAGCTTCTCTATCTAACCATTGGAGACAGCGCCCCCCTTTCGCCCTgcagtggtactgcttacctcagTTGAGCTCATAGTACTCATAATACAAAGTAATGGGAGGAGGGCTTCCCCTCTGTGTCCAAAGTGTGCCCCTTCAgttggcacccccccccccccccacacactttTACAGAGTGCAGACCCCTAGGTATCTGGAGCATGCATGTGCCCTAACCCATTCCGCACTTTTTTTGCCATATAAAATGCCCTTGGGCCGCTGCCCATGTCGCCCACACCCTAATCCTCCTCTGGTTTGTCCTCCTGTTGTATGTGAGCCAGGAGTCCTTCTTGTTTCGTGtcctttatgttcatttttgacttatttatttcatttacagtaattttgcttttgtaaattatttgcttttaattcccttgtgttttttttttgcggggccacctgcccatcactgacAGGGCCTTTGCGTTTTTGAAAGATGTTTTGCCAACGAATGTTAAATCGCTTTTGTTATTTTGGTCAACACTTCATACGGGGAGCACAGCTGCTGCCCCAAAGCTTTAGGGCCcctctttgtcttttatgttaCACACTTTATCAGATTGCATATTATTACTTTCCCATTCTTTATACTTCTTAGAGATGAAGTCAGGGGTCTCATCTAATATCTCTCAACTCTTTAACTTCACTCTTcagcagcgttaatgtttgtgaaggcgccatctgttagaattatAAATGCGATGCATTTAACAGAACGTTCTTACCTCTTCAGTGCACTTTTCTCCCCCTTGACAAAGCCCATCTTTCCTGGCTCTGCAGGTTTTCGCTTCCACagttcccccccccccaagcTGCACTTCTCTCTGTCTGCTCAGCTCTGCCATATTGATCTTCTCCATGTTGCCCCCCGATGATTCCTTCCCTTTCTTCTCCCTGACTATCTGCTTCTCATCTTTTACTTCCTCATCTTGCTCCGCAGTGCCCCCCGCTGGCTCTTGTCATGATGTCAGACTCCCCCCATTTTCatcctgtttccttttctttttctcccatcTTCCTGTTTTCCTGTCACACATCCTCTTACTTGTAATCATCCGGTTTGGGCACCAGATCTGGGAACATCAAGCCCCTGCTTTTCTTGCACATTCGAACAGCAAAACAAAGTCAGGCATGCCGGTTTATGAAGGTGGGTGGATGCCTCAAGACTTCACAAAAATCTCTCCCACTTAAGAGGAGATGTTGCTGCTCACACTGACCTGCTGCCAGAGCAAAGGGAAGAAGCAGCTGACCCCAAGTGAACGAACATCTGCTTTCATCCATTGGCCGGGACCGTCATAGGATGTTGGGGCTTCTCGGCAGCTGCTTCCTGTCAAACGTGACACACCACCACAGTCACACATCCGGCACAATCTCAATTTACAAAGTGAGCGAGCTTCACAGCACGCACCCACATACAGTAAGAACACCGGGCAGGCCTACTGAGCCTGGACTGTCTTTTGGGACCACCTGGCTTTGAGCGGATTCATTTATTCACATCGTAGCTAAAACACAACTAGACTCTGGGTGTGTAAGTGGGGACTTGGTGTTGCCACCTGGTGGATCCTTATTGTGATTACTCAAATAACTGACTTTGAGCCACAAATAGAGCGATCCCAATGCCTCCAAAGTTTAGAAGTCACTCAAAATCACTATGTTTatcatgccatctgttggaatgacaaatccaatgtgtatgtctctgttatatgctatttggtgtgggatttgtaaaagcagtgttaatgtttgtgatgtgccatctgttggaatgacaagtgctatgcattttgttacttcaaatgtttgttgtgccatctgttggaatgaccaaggcaatgtgtatgtctctgttatatgctatttggtgtgggatttgtaaaagcagtgttactgtttgtgatgcaccatctgttagaatgaccaaTACAATAATATCTCTccattatataccatttggtgtgggattcataaaagtattgttaatgtttgtgatgtgccatctgttggaatgacaaatgcaatgcattttgttacttcaaatgtttgttgtgccatctgttggaatgacaaaggcaatgtgtatttctctgttatatgccaactggtgtgggatttgtaaaagcagtgttaatgtttgtgatgtgccatctgttggaatgacaagtgcaatggattttattactaaaatatttgctgcaccatctgttggaatgacaaatacaattgtATCTCTccattatataccatttggtgtgggattcataaaagtattgttaatgtttgtgatgtgccatttgttgaaatgccaaatgcaatgcattttgttacttcaaatgtttgttgcgccatccattggaatgacaagtgcaatgtttatttctcttttatatgtcatttggtatggggaTTCGTAAAAGTAGTGTATCTGTTTGTGattcgccatctgttggaatgacatgtgcaatgcattttattacttcaaatgtttgatgcaccttctgttggaatgacaaaggcagtgtgtatgtctctgttatatgtcatttggtatggggatttgtaaaagtagtgtatCTGTTTGTGattcgccatctgttggaatgacaaatgcaatgtgtatgtctctattatatgccatacttggtgtgggatttgtaaaattagtttagtttttgtgatgcgccatatgttagaattacaaatgcaatgcattttattagttcaaATGTTTCAtgtaccatttgttggaatgagaaaggcaatgtgtatgtctctgttatatgccatttggtattggattcataaaagcagtgtaaatgtttgtaatgtgccacctgttgcaatgtcaaatgtgatgcattttagTAATTCAAATGTTTGATACACCATCCGTTAGAATGACATATGCATTGTTTATGTTGTATGTTATATACCATGTGGTgttggattcataaaagcaggaaatgtttgtgatgcaccatcagttagaatgacaaatgcaacccattttattatttcaagtgtttttgatgcaccatctgttggaatgacaaatacaattcgTATGTCaccattatatgccatttgttttgGGCTTGATAAAAGCAGAGGTCATGTTTGTGAATCATGTCCTTGCACCGGAGCTACATCTGGGTCTGAGATAAAAGGAGTCGCTCCACCTCACCTCAAGGAgttagagttgggaggaaggaaggctgCATTcaatggagggaggtggacagagagagaagagaaggaagatTTTGTTTGTGACTGTCCTTTTACACCCTTTGAAGAAACCTTTGTgaggtattataataataaaaacctctgttttgaacctgtgactgtattTGTGTTACTTGTGTCCAGGGTTTGAAGCTCGGTGGCccccccctatctgtcacaaattacataACCATTATTGCATGTATGATtatcaatactgtatatacaaaaaaacaataagaagtgTATCAGATGAATGATGAGGCAGGGCAAAAGCCAAATGCTTGGGTTGCCAACCGGGCAAaaaccctttttatttttaacaaaaaatgaaaatgctaaaaATGAAACACACCCTTGATGGCACTCTCTGGTTGGGACCATTCCCCTAGTATGGTACTCTTTTTAAAGGGCACACTCTCTCTTGTTCTTTATAGCAGTTTGGTCCTAaatgagaccccccccccctttatacTGAgaggactggaaggggcggagcttaCTTGCCTTTGTTGCCCTTAAGGGGCGGTTTCTCGAGGCGGTGAGGGGCAGACTGTTAATAAAAGTACCCTCCCCCCCGTCATCctagggtggtaccacataccttatgTGAGCCTGAAAGGTGACCCTCTGGTGCCCTTCTGGCGTGCGTGTGTGACACCTGGCATGAGGGAatgtgccctaaacttaaccagtctttattttatatagtgccattaacCGTATTCACCACTGGTTTACAGGACCACTAAGATTACAAAACACCATGTaactcagtggttctcaacctgtggggcgggcccccctaggggggcgcaaagtaacaaaaaggggggtgcgaagatgtgaaaaaaggaaaacaagaatcgaaaatatgaaaaatacatctattgaaaccaaaacaaatgaacttaaaacttcattctgatactagaaaaataaatatagagttagataaatgtcgataaaagttaagtaggtataaaaaaatatgcatctatgatatatcattaattaaaaaagaacaaattggtattagtgggctcctttcaaaaaaacattagggggggcgcgattaaaactgttatgaaaactcaggtcgcaaatacttaaaggttgagaaacgctgacgtAACTGACTGGTGCCCCCTTTATAACTCTTGTCTGTAACCCCTAAAAGTTCGAGCGCCTTAAAACAAGCGAAAGATCAACGCGGAACTTTGGGCCAACCTGAACAAGTCCTGCGtgttgctgccctctagtggtcgtTTAGAGGAACTGCACCATTTAGCAACACTTCTTTCTTTTGCGAGCCATTCAGCGCGAGAGGGTCAGTTGGTTGACTGGGTGCTGTTTTTGATGTTAAATTCGggtgaaattttcatatgaagaatagttcaagatttcaccaatagatggcgctagtgaCGGATAGAactattaaaggaagtgttaaaatattgattataaaattatactaaagtaaacccaagactaaaaagttgaaaaaaatatataatataaaaaatacttttttaaagccACGCTTATATCaacttaaaaagtgtactaaaaaataaaaaataagtctctcatacatcactcgtaaaataaaaccGTGGgggcttttcatcaatcaacattcaaaaagcgcccatgcttttattttttttttactatatatatgggtggcatggtggcgcaatgagtggcgctgctgcctcgcagtaaggagacctgggttcgcttcccaggtcctccccgtgtctgggtgggtttccgtccaaagacatgcaggttaggtgcattggcgattctaaattgtccctagtgtgtgcttgatgtgtggatgtgtgtgccctgtggtgggctggcgccctgccctggctgggattggttccagcagacccctgtgttaggatatagcgggttggatggatggatgattgcacTCCACTTTAGACACCGTGTTTGCTTTTGATTGCTCTTAATAAAAGCACGTCTgcactttgcaccatccccttgcttcgttgtgtCCTCACTGtccggtgacattactgacggtgtcgggttcaagagctcccaaaaggaAGCTGGGAGCATAGAGTAGAACCTGTGTCGTCACAATTTCCAAGTAACGTGGTGGTGAGCAGGACCTTTTGTACCTCCAAATCTCGACTCGGGCGATCTCGATGaacaggatggatgagcttgttgggctgcgTGGTCTGCTCTTGTCACCAATTCTTCTAATAATAAAACCTGCATTGAgcgaatggaaaaaaaaaaagacgaagaTGGTACAGGACCACCGAGATCCACCCAAACGGAGGTGAGTTCTGCCATTAGCGACACCAATTCTAGTGATGCTCGTCCGACGTACTGAAAATGGCGTTTCATCACGGACGGCAAGTGAGTattgaggcaaaaagaaaggaaTTTTATTGAATCAAATGTTATAAGAAAAGTCCCAGactaaaaaatgaagaaagtgaAAGTAAATTGGCACTTGGGATACAAAGTCAGCCCTTGACTGGACGTTCTCACCCACATGTGCttctaatacaaaataataataataaaaaaaaataaaaatactgacaaTCCAGAATCGCTTGCCATCCTTGCACAACACTCCACGTCTCTCCGTTTCTCACGTGACACATGCTAAGATAAGACAAGAAGAACACACACTcggcggccactttattaggtacacccgtTTAGTTGCAaatctctaatcagccaatcTCTTGGCGGCgactcaatgcatttcggcctgcGGTCATCGTCAAGAcggcctgctgaagttcaaaccgagcgtCAGACTGGGGAAGAATAAAGGGGAccgaagtgactttgaatgtgacatggctgttggtgccagacgggctgctctgaggatttcagaaactgctgatccactgggattttcacgcacagcCATCattagggtttacagagaatggtctgaaaaagggaaaatgtccAGTGAGCGGCAGATCTCTGTtcatgccagaggtcagaggtcaatggccagactggtttgaactgatagaaaggcaacagtcacTCAAATGAGCACTCGTGACAAGTGAGGTGTGCAGAACAGCAGCTCTGCACACACAACACCTCGAACCTTGAAGCTGGTGACCAcaccgggtgacactcctgtcagctaagaacaggcaagtcacaaactggacaacagaagattggagaGACGCCGCCTGATCCgacgagtctcgatttctgctgcgacattcggaTGGTCGGGTCAACAAcgtgaaagcatggatccatcctgccttgtatcaacggttcagtctgctggtggtggtgtgatggcatctgtgatattttcttggcacattttgggccccttagtaccagctGAGCTTcacttaaatgccacagcctacctgagtcttGTTGCTGACCACGTCCATCCCGTTATGACCGCAGCGTCCACATCTTCTGATGGCCACTCCCAGTAGGATaacgcgccatgtcacaaagctcaaatcatctcaaactgatgtCTTAAACATGACAAGGagctcactggactcaaatggcctccacactcaGCAGATCTCAGTCCAGTCGAGCACctctgggatgtggtggaacaggagatttgcatgatggatgtgcagccgacagaTTTGCAGCAACTGTGCGATGCTACCATGTcaatatgaaagaaagaaaggaggacTGGATTGTGTTGTCTTTTGGTGCtttctgtactgtgctgtgtagtggggagcaaaagACAAAACGCTTCCCCCCTTCAATAAAGGTGTGCGTGTGattcagcctgtctgtgtcggggtttggggagcggcacgccccctggtggtccacacatgtcaatatggaccaaaatccatccatccatccattttccaacccgctgaatccgaacacagggtcacaggggtctgctggagccaatcccagccaacaaagggcacaaggcaggaaccaatcccaggcagggtgccagcccaccgcaggacacacacaagcacaccaagcacacactagggccaatttagaatcgccaatccacctaaccagcatgtctttggactgtaggaggaaacccacgcagacacggggagaacatgcaaactccacgcagggaggacctgggaggtgaacccaggtccccaggtctcccaactgcgaggcagcagcgctacccactgcaccaccatgccgccctggacCAAAATCCCCAAAGGAAtttttccagcaccttgctgaatctgTGCCACTGAGAATTACGGCCGGTctgaaggccaaaaaaaaaaacaaagggggggtgggggtccaatcaggtgactgacaaggtgtacctaataaagtggccagtgggTGTGCTACAGAAGTTAAGTGTGGACGGTGCTGCACCTAAACTTAAGGACGCTCCATAATCTCGTGTGCCTTCAGACCCATCCAAGCGCTCATTTTTAGGCTGTAAGGACGAGAGTGACGACGGCGGTTTCTAGAAGCACTCATGATGGAGGAGAGGAACACGAGACCTGGTCGATGTCACTAGGAGCCATCATGTGACTCGACGACTTGTTGAATTCTGACCGTGCAAGCACCAGCGCTGCTATGTTTGATATTTAAGGTGTAATAAAAGTTTATTAAGGCAGCGGATAATAAACAGTCACAAACTCACAGGGTGAGTAGGGTTCAAGGCCTAAAGTGCGAGTCTACAGCCGACTCTACGCAACCAACAACTCCTCACATTGCAAAGTTGTAAAATGAACGCATCGCACACCAGTGTAGTCAGACCCTGattttgaggggggggggggggggtgaacagAGAAAAGCAGGCCACAAaccacccccccaccaccaccacctaccCCTTCCCCCAACCAGACGTGGGCGTGTCTTCTGGAATTTGCCGTGTTGTTCACTAATTCTTTACAGGCCATTTTGGATGTGAAATGAGTTGTGTTGGGAGTCCATGAATCTCTGCCTTCTCTTTGGGGTGCAAGCATAGACAAGCATGCCAAAATGCCCACAGTTGGGGCAGCTTACATCTGAAATAAGGAGCTCGAGTCCGTGCCGCTAGACATGAACGAAAACCGCTTGTTGCTCTTCGACTTGTGGCTCTGGTACCGCAAGGCCGAGATGCAGTGGATGTCCTTCAGGACCAGCAGAATGTCATTGCGGAACTTGACCCCCACGAAAGCGTAGAGCACGGGATTCAGGCAAGACCGGATGAACGCCAAGCTCTCGGTCACATACTCCACGTTCATCCTGGTGATCTTCTCCGCGCAGGGCATGGACTTGCTGCCCACGGCCTTCAGAAAGAGGAAGATACTGTAGGGCATTTGCAACACAAAGAACATCCCGATAAGGGCGACGATCACCCAGAGCGCCTTGTGTTTTTTGAAGGTGCGGCTCTTCAGTAAGGTCCCCATGATAATCGAGTAGCAGAAGACCATGATGGTAGATGGCAGGACAAAGCCCACAAAAACCTGTGCTATCTGCATCCCCAAGTTGACCACCATGGAGCTGTCATCGAAGATCATCTGGCAGATGTTCTCCTCATCGATTTTCTCCACCCGGCTGTAGATCATCACAGGAA from Erpetoichthys calabaricus chromosome 14, fErpCal1.3, whole genome shotgun sequence includes:
- the LOC114643273 gene encoding C-C chemokine receptor type 7-like — protein: MSMGPSTEIFDGSTYITSDYSGIPEVCELPDSSFRKIFQPLVFAVVFVLGMLGNILILVIYILYRKVKSMTDVFLVNLAMADLLWLLTAPFNAMYAVNQWVLGLFICKIFRSLYSINFFSGVLFLTCISIERYIVIVQATSALKLRSATFLFSKIATAVVWVVSVILSIPVMIYSRVEKIDEENICQMIFDDSSMVVNLGMQIAQVFVGFVLPSTIMVFCYSIIMGTLLKSRTFKKHKALWVIVALIGMFFVLQMPYSIFLFLKAVGSKSMPCAEKITRMNVEYVTESLAFIRSCLNPVLYAFVGVKFRNDILLVLKDIHCISALRYQSHKSKSNKRFSFMSSGTDSSSLFQM